One part of the Eleginops maclovinus isolate JMC-PN-2008 ecotype Puerto Natales chromosome 14, JC_Emac_rtc_rv5, whole genome shotgun sequence genome encodes these proteins:
- the LOC134876004 gene encoding carbohydrate sulfotransferase 12-like isoform X2 — protein MAQCRGFKQLLGFVGSMFLFALSFYHLDMSHNSQEERIHEMQEVRKQLMRDTCAGDKETFKHRLEDISNKKLENLIVDDKHGIIYCYIPKVACTNWKRVMFALTQDEPYPDPVSISVDFVHLPDTLPLLNSFPRPEIRAKLKQYTKFLYVRDPFVRLISAYRSKFQHPNEYFYKEYGRHILRLYANQTDPPLTLDEANASGMRVSFQNFIQYLLDPLTVKKEPFEPHWRQMHRLCHPCLIKYDFVGHQETLQQDATQLLKILMLQEDIRFPPSYENMTTSAFLLDWFSTVPLEDRRKLYTLYEEDFRMFGYKRPEKLLDV, from the exons ATGGCACAATGCAGAGGATTCAAGCAGCTCCTTGGATTTGTGGGATCCATGTTTCTCTTTGCATTGTCCTTTTACCACTTGGACATGTCACACAACAGCCAAG AGGAGAGGATCCATGAGATGCAGGAGGTGAGGAAGCAGCTGATGAGAGACACATGTGCCGGGGACAAGGAGACATTCAAACACCGTTTAGAAGACATCAGCAACAAAAAGCTGGAGAACCTCATTGTGGACGACAAACACGGCATCATCTACTGTTACATTCCCAAG GTGGCGTGCACCAACTGGAAGAGAGTGATGTTTGCCCTGACCCAGGACGAGCCCTATCCTGACCCTGTCTCCATATCTGTTGACTTTGTCCACCTCCCCGACACTCTGCCTCTCCTCAACAGCTTCCCAAGACCAGAGATTAGG GCCAAGTTGAAGCAATACACAAAGTTCCTGTATGTCCGGGACCCATTTGTGCGTCTCATCTCCGCCTATAGAAGCAAGTTCCAGCACCCCAATGAGTACTTCTACAAAGAATATGGCCGGCACATTCTGCGCCTGTATGCAAACCAGACTGACCCTCCACTGACCCTTGACGAGGCCAACGCATCCGGGATGAGAGTCTCATTCCAGAACTTCATCCAGTACCTGCTGGACCCGCTGACGGTGAAGAAGGAGCCTTTTGAACCCCACTGGAGGCAGATGCATCGCCTGTGCCACCCTTGTCTTATAAA GTATGATTTTGTGGGCCATCAGGAGACTCTTCAGCAGGACGCCACACAGCTGCTGAAGATCTTAATGCTGCAGGAAGACATCAGGTTCCCTCCTTCCTATGAAAACATGACCACATCTGCTTTTCTGTTAGACTGGTTCAGCACAGTGCCCCTAGAGGACAGGAGGAAGCTGTACACGCTCTATGAGGAGGACTTCAGGATGTTTGGCTACAAAAGGCCTGAAAAACTACTGGATGTTTGA
- the LOC134876004 gene encoding carbohydrate sulfotransferase 12-like isoform X1 has translation MAQCRGFKQLLGFVGSMFLFALSFYHLDMSHNSQEERIHEMQEVRKQLMRDTCAGDKETFKHRLEDISNKKLENLIVDDKHGIIYCYIPKVACTNWKRVMFALTQDEPYPDPVSISVDFVHLPDTLPLLNSFPRPEIRVSPHNDQSKGSNNHNQEALTFCFLLQAKLKQYTKFLYVRDPFVRLISAYRSKFQHPNEYFYKEYGRHILRLYANQTDPPLTLDEANASGMRVSFQNFIQYLLDPLTVKKEPFEPHWRQMHRLCHPCLIKYDFVGHQETLQQDATQLLKILMLQEDIRFPPSYENMTTSAFLLDWFSTVPLEDRRKLYTLYEEDFRMFGYKRPEKLLDV, from the exons ATGGCACAATGCAGAGGATTCAAGCAGCTCCTTGGATTTGTGGGATCCATGTTTCTCTTTGCATTGTCCTTTTACCACTTGGACATGTCACACAACAGCCAAG AGGAGAGGATCCATGAGATGCAGGAGGTGAGGAAGCAGCTGATGAGAGACACATGTGCCGGGGACAAGGAGACATTCAAACACCGTTTAGAAGACATCAGCAACAAAAAGCTGGAGAACCTCATTGTGGACGACAAACACGGCATCATCTACTGTTACATTCCCAAG GTGGCGTGCACCAACTGGAAGAGAGTGATGTTTGCCCTGACCCAGGACGAGCCCTATCCTGACCCTGTCTCCATATCTGTTGACTTTGTCCACCTCCCCGACACTCTGCCTCTCCTCAACAGCTTCCCAAGACCAGAGATTAGGGTCAGTCCACACAATGACCAATCAAAAGGGTCTAACAATCACAACCAGGAAGCtttaactttttgttttttactacaGGCCAAGTTGAAGCAATACACAAAGTTCCTGTATGTCCGGGACCCATTTGTGCGTCTCATCTCCGCCTATAGAAGCAAGTTCCAGCACCCCAATGAGTACTTCTACAAAGAATATGGCCGGCACATTCTGCGCCTGTATGCAAACCAGACTGACCCTCCACTGACCCTTGACGAGGCCAACGCATCCGGGATGAGAGTCTCATTCCAGAACTTCATCCAGTACCTGCTGGACCCGCTGACGGTGAAGAAGGAGCCTTTTGAACCCCACTGGAGGCAGATGCATCGCCTGTGCCACCCTTGTCTTATAAA GTATGATTTTGTGGGCCATCAGGAGACTCTTCAGCAGGACGCCACACAGCTGCTGAAGATCTTAATGCTGCAGGAAGACATCAGGTTCCCTCCTTCCTATGAAAACATGACCACATCTGCTTTTCTGTTAGACTGGTTCAGCACAGTGCCCCTAGAGGACAGGAGGAAGCTGTACACGCTCTATGAGGAGGACTTCAGGATGTTTGGCTACAAAAGGCCTGAAAAACTACTGGATGTTTGA
- the sema4f gene encoding semaphorin-4F: protein MMNPRVEMLMLLPALLCLFPGASWAATLGGLGDNVLGPYKFQDVGNFSTFLLDRSSGVLFLGARDAILSVDTSNLNQEPRKIVWDVPEEKRRSCVAKGKTEVDCNNYIRLLEFLGDGRIYVCGTYAFDPQCAFLELTSFTLEKAEDGGVKMETGKGKCPFEPSQHYTAVMAGGTLYTAATSNFLGTLFDISRATGSEQERIRTERSINWLSDPEFVSSAFIEESVENNPIGDDDKIYFFFTEVAKEYDLYTKVKVPRVARVCKSDVGGMKTLQRRWTTFLKAQLVCEDRPSGQRYNILTDVFTTQQTPGDPSSTLFYGLFTSQWEHEELSAVCVFSLTEISKVMDGPFKELKKTCENWINPEPVPTPRPGQCLNNALKVEGFETSLKLPDKVLTFVRDHPLMENSVSAAPLLVRKGVRYTKLAVSQTGGGDGQRGAVLHLGTDRGELHRVAVVGQNTTLLQEIPLFSSQEPVNNILLHQGLALVGSPLSLARVQAEGCALYADCKECARARGLGCVWSTEEAACSPTTAAPGPGDVVDYALKKCGTVEGRCSPSMSELRVSLGLRLLLPCVQLSPRPCSWEHPPHRQTRQHNSDLEVTVTEDSLGKYICTCQEAGPGVRDPTPCRRAAYDLTLDDPSAIGVMVTAGGRHVLAIYILFFFLGLVFGAFLLYFFTRRRSIVHQGHHLPDNSLSSEKGRDLLGSSATPQSPSSASLLSDGFRLTEKRNGTATSNTTTTLLSNNGNGGLHGNSYSGTLISPSNGHGNSLYSSCNTSNSGLKLTSEILAADLLDGRTGERGRPQERESGDEVDEGLGDALGDGMKGLEEEMASFPMYKSPAPLAKCEESSI, encoded by the exons ACAACGTACTTGGTCCCTATAAGTTCCAGGATGTGGGGAACTTCAGCACCTTCCTGCTGGACCGCTCATCAGGCGTGCTGTTCCTCGGGGCCAGGGATGCCATCCTATCTGTGGACACCAGCAACCTGAACCAAGAGCCACGGAAG ATTGTTTGGGATGTGccggaggagaagaggaggtcTTGTGTAGCAAAGGGAAAAACTGAG GTCGACTGTAATAACTACATCCGTCTGCTGGAGTTTCTGGGCGATGGACGCATCTACGTGTGTGGCACCTACGCCTTCGACCCCCAGTGTGCCTTcctg GAGCTCACCTCATTCACCCTGGAGAAAGCCGAGGATGGAGGAGTGAAAATGGAGACGGGGAAGGGGAAGTGTCCGTTTGAGCCGAGTCAGCATTACACAGCTGTCATGGCAG GTGGTACCCTTTACACAGCAGCCACCAGTAACTTCCTGGGAACGTTATTCGACATCTCCCGGGCAACGGGCTCTGAGCAGGAGCGCATCCGAACTGAGCGATCCATCAACTGGCTGAGTG accCAGAGTTTGTGAGCTCAGCATTCATAGAGGAGTCTGTAGAGAATAACCCGATAGGAGACGACGACAAAATCTACTTCTTCTTCACGGAGGTGGCCAAAGAGTACGACCTCTACACCAAAGTCAAAGTGCCCAGGGTGGCACGAGTCTGCAAG TCTGATGTGGGTGGGATGAAGACTCTTCAGCGGCGTTGGACCACTTTCCTCAAGGCGCAGCTGGTGTGTGAGGACAGACCGAGCGGGCAGCGCTACAATATCCTAACTGACGTCTTCACCACGCAACAGACACCCGGCGACCCCAGCAGCACTCTGTTCTACGGACTATTCACGTCCCAGTG GGAGCATGAGGAGctgtcagcagtgtgtgttttcagtctgaCTGAAATCAGCAAAGTGATGGACGGTCCTTTTAAAGAGCTAAAGAAGACCTGCGAGAACTGGATCAACCCTGAACCTGTCCCAACACCGAGACCTGGCCAG TGTCTGAACAACGCTTTGAAGGTGGAGGGCTTTGAGACCTCCCTGAAACTCCCTGACAAAGTGTTGACTTTCGTGAGGGACCACCCGCTGATGGAGAACAGCGTATCTGCAGCGCCTCTCCTGGTCCGCAAGGGAGTCCGATACACCAAGCTGGCTGTAAGTCAGACAGGAGGCGGAGATGGGCAGAGGGGAGCAGTGCTGCACCTCGGAACAG ACCGAGGGGAGCTCCACCGGGTGGCGGTAGTGGGACAGAACACCACCTTACTGCAGGAGATTCCTCTGTTCAGCTCCCAGGAGCCTGTCAACAACATATTACTGCACCAG GGTCTGGCTCTGGTGGGCAGCCCCCTGTCTCTGGCTCGGGTCCAGGCGGAAGGCTGCGCTCTGTACGCCGACTGTAAAGAGTGTGCCAGAGCCAGAGGGCTGGGCTGTGTGTGGAGCACAGAGGAGGCCGCCTGCAGCCCCACCACCGCAGC GCCTGGTCCAGGTGATGTGGTTGACTACGCCTTGAAAAAGTGCGGAACAGTGGAGG GGCGTTGCAGTCCGTCCATGAGTGAGCTGCGTGTTTCTCTGGGTCTGCGTCTCCTGTTGCCATGTGTCCAGCTGTCTCCCAGGCCCTGCAGCTGGGAGCACCCCCCCCACAGACAAACCCGGCAGCACAACTCTGACCTggaagtgacagtcacagaggACAGCCttggaaaatacatttgcacatgCCAG GAGGCGGGGCCAGGAGTCAGAGACCCCACCCCCTGTCGCAGAGCAGCCTATGATCTGACTCTAGATGACCCCAGTGCCATAGGAGTGATGGTGACAGCAGGGGGGCGTCACGTGCTGGCCATCTAcatccttttcttcttcttgggtTTAGTGTTTGGTGCATTCCTCCTCTACTTCTTTACCCGTCGGCGCAGCATTGTCCACCAGGGTCACCACCTGCCGGATAATTCGCTGTCTTCAGAAAAGGGGCGGGACTTGCTGGGCTCCTCAGCCACGCCGCAGTCCCCGAGCAGCGCCAGCCTACTGTCAGACGGATTCAGGCTGACGGAAAAACGAAACGGGACAGCGACCTCAAACACAACCACAACGCTGCTCAGCAACAATGGGAATGGTGGTCTCCATGGCAATAGCTACAGCGGCACCCTGATCAGCCCCAGCAATGGCCACGGGAACTCCCTGTACTCCAGCTGCAACACGAGCAACAGCGGACTGAAGCTTACCTCTGAAATTTTAGCTGCAGACTTGCTGGATGGAAGGacgggggagagagggaggcctCAGGAGAGGGAGTCGGGGGACGAGGTGGATGAGGGGCTGGGGGACGCCTTAGGGGATGGAATGAAAGgactggaggaggagatggCAAGCTTCCCCATGTATAAATCACCAGCACCCCTGGCTAAGTGTGAAGAAAGCTCGATATGA